In Arcobacter sp. F2176, the following are encoded in one genomic region:
- a CDS encoding heavy metal translocating P-type ATPase has product MNNKFIKVHQTSSRLRYKYFLLKEKFIDEDILKNYLKKINHVESVRINKKAFSIIFEINKDITNEIEAILSELTLDELLNNCQNEAVCVSCVSDEEPSINGMLRASSALISERFINNDLLKAGITTSASIPLLIDGSKELLEEGLTSKVLESAAVAISIYRKDYLAANSTNMMLELGEYIEETTVHKSDDLLKELAKPNVEEAWVEKIVDNKVTEVLIKSNEVKVGDIVVVGIGNTIPVDGHILEGTGSVNQVSMTGEAEPIVRYRGDRVISGTIVEEGRFRIWAEHVGSDTATQRIKHYIENSLNEKSSVQLKANKLANKLVPVTLGLAGVSYIFARDFERVASILQADYSCALKLATPVAFKSTISKAGHNGIMIKGAKSIEALSNADTFVFDKTGTLTCGELEVISVESYSDDWTEEEVLNLTASTEEHYFHPVAEAVVKAAKERGFVHMHHEEVEFIVAHGVKTEVKGKAVVIGSRHFVEDDEKIDFSEHKDKINNSLKNGKTLLYIGYDGKLLGTIGLADELRENTKDSISKLKKLGVKNIIMLTGDTKEKAKLIADEIGIDEVRAELLPQDKAKIVKELMDEGKKVAFIGDGINDAPALISAHVGISMSRGADIAKATADISLLKDDIAAVVEAKEYANKTMNLINNNFNATVGINSCILAGATFGLFSPIVTAVLHNGTTIGLLLNSIRGVK; this is encoded by the coding sequence ATGAATAATAAATTTATTAAAGTACACCAAACTTCTTCAAGACTTAGATATAAATATTTCTTACTAAAAGAAAAATTTATAGATGAAGATATTTTAAAAAATTATCTTAAAAAAATTAATCATGTTGAAAGTGTACGAATAAATAAAAAAGCATTTTCAATTATTTTTGAAATAAATAAAGACATTACAAATGAAATTGAAGCTATTTTAAGTGAATTAACACTTGATGAATTACTAAATAATTGCCAAAATGAAGCTGTTTGTGTATCTTGTGTAAGTGATGAAGAGCCTTCAATAAACGGTATGTTAAGAGCTTCTAGTGCGCTTATCTCTGAAAGATTTATTAACAATGATTTATTAAAAGCTGGGATTACTACAAGTGCTTCTATTCCACTTTTAATTGATGGTTCAAAAGAGCTTTTAGAAGAAGGTTTAACTTCAAAGGTTTTAGAAAGTGCAGCTGTTGCCATCTCAATTTATAGAAAAGATTATCTTGCTGCAAACTCTACAAATATGATGTTAGAACTTGGTGAATATATTGAAGAGACGACTGTTCATAAAAGTGATGATTTATTAAAAGAGTTAGCAAAACCAAATGTAGAAGAAGCTTGGGTTGAAAAAATAGTTGATAACAAGGTTACTGAAGTTTTAATAAAAAGTAATGAAGTGAAAGTTGGAGATATCGTAGTTGTTGGTATTGGAAATACAATACCAGTTGATGGACACATTTTAGAAGGAACAGGTAGTGTAAATCAAGTATCTATGACAGGAGAAGCTGAACCAATCGTAAGATATAGAGGGGATAGAGTTATCTCTGGAACTATTGTTGAAGAGGGAAGATTTAGAATCTGGGCTGAACATGTAGGTTCAGATACAGCAACTCAAAGAATTAAACACTATATTGAAAATTCACTAAATGAAAAATCATCAGTTCAATTAAAAGCAAATAAACTAGCAAATAAACTAGTTCCTGTAACACTTGGGCTTGCTGGAGTTTCTTATATTTTTGCAAGGGATTTTGAAAGAGTAGCTTCTATTTTACAAGCAGATTACTCTTGTGCTTTAAAACTAGCAACTCCAGTTGCTTTTAAATCAACTATTTCAAAAGCTGGACATAATGGAATTATGATAAAAGGTGCAAAATCTATTGAAGCACTTAGTAATGCAGATACTTTTGTATTTGACAAAACTGGTACTTTAACTTGCGGAGAATTAGAAGTAATCTCTGTAGAATCCTATAGTGATGATTGGACAGAAGAGGAAGTTTTAAATTTAACAGCTTCAACTGAAGAACACTATTTCCATCCAGTAGCAGAAGCTGTTGTAAAAGCAGCAAAAGAGAGAGGTTTTGTTCATATGCACCATGAAGAAGTTGAATTTATTGTTGCACATGGGGTAAAAACAGAAGTAAAAGGAAAAGCTGTAGTAATTGGAAGTAGACACTTTGTTGAAGATGATGAAAAAATAGATTTTTCTGAACATAAAGATAAAATCAATAATTCATTAAAAAATGGTAAAACTCTACTTTATATTGGTTATGATGGAAAGCTTTTAGGAACCATTGGACTCGCTGATGAATTAAGAGAAAATACAAAAGATTCTATTAGTAAATTAAAAAAACTAGGTGTTAAAAATATCATAATGCTAACAGGTGATACGAAAGAAAAAGCAAAACTTATTGCTGATGAAATTGGTATTGATGAAGTACGAGCAGAATTACTCCCACAAGACAAAGCAAAAATAGTAAAAGAACTTATGGATGAAGGCAAAAAAGTTGCTTTCATTGGTGATGGAATAAATGATGCACCTGCATTAATATCTGCCCATGTTGGAATATCTATGAGTAGAGGTGCCGATATTGCAAAAGCAACTGCTGATATTAGTCTTTTAAAAGATGATATTGCTGCAGTTGTTGAAGCAAAAGAATATGCTAATAAAACAATGAATCTGATTAATAACAATTTCAATGCAACTGTTGGAATCAACTCTTGCATACTAGCAGGTGCTACATTTGGTCTATTTTCTCCAATTGTGACAGCTGTTTTACATAATGGTACAACCATTGGATTATTGCTTAATTCAATAAGGGGTGTAAAGTAG
- a CDS encoding YtxH domain-containing protein, whose product MNNQYDINIESSRPSDIRTTANINQNPYINQNANPTNATQQTNVEGTQSGFNTGDFVKGALIGAAVTYLLTNKNAQEKAFQVFGKGSELFQAGIEELKEKYEDMKAQMQANNE is encoded by the coding sequence ATGAATAATCAATACGATATAAATATAGAAAGTAGCAGACCAAGTGATATAAGAACTACTGCTAATATCAACCAAAACCCATATATAAATCAAAATGCAAATCCTACAAATGCAACACAACAAACAAATGTTGAGGGAACACAAAGTGGATTTAATACCGGAGATTTTGTAAAAGGTGCGTTAATAGGTGCAGCAGTTACATATTTACTTACAAATAAAAATGCCCAAGAAAAAGCTTTCCAAGTTTTTGGAAAAGGAAGTGAACTTTTTCAAGCAGGAATTGAAGAGTTAAAAGAAAAGTATGAAGATATGAAAGCTCAAATGCAAGCGAATAATGAATAA
- a CDS encoding DUF2202 domain-containing protein yields the protein METNIDEQLLTSARVDINSQIPITTQILRIAVYDEYKAYETYTKIIEKFGLVQPFVNIKEAEAIHYGALIKLMEKYAVEVPINDWYSKIEIPNTLIECSEMGVAAEINNIAMYNNLLSHVTQDDIKNVLYQLQAASFNNHLPAFRNSVLMHYTSNSNVNINQENMMEKLGEYQVLLDDIMSGNIDESSITKIFSKLNLSMTSGAVFGGAIIALMNNYISKNQNEE from the coding sequence TTGGAGACAAATATAGATGAGCAACTTTTAACAAGTGCTAGAGTTGATATAAATAGTCAAATACCTATTACAACTCAAATATTAAGAATTGCTGTGTATGATGAATATAAAGCATATGAAACTTACACAAAAATAATTGAAAAATTTGGTTTAGTGCAACCATTTGTAAATATCAAAGAAGCAGAAGCAATACATTATGGTGCTTTGATTAAACTAATGGAAAAGTATGCAGTTGAAGTACCTATTAATGATTGGTACTCAAAAATTGAAATTCCAAATACATTAATTGAATGTTCTGAGATGGGAGTTGCAGCAGAGATTAATAATATAGCAATGTACAATAATCTATTAAGTCATGTAACTCAAGATGATATAAAAAATGTACTTTATCAATTACAAGCAGCATCTTTTAATAATCATCTACCAGCTTTTAGAAACTCTGTACTTATGCATTATACTAGTAATAGCAATGTAAATATTAACCAAGAAAATATGATGGAAAAACTTGGCGAATATCAAGTTTTACTTGATGATATTATGTCAGGAAATATTGATGAAAGTTCGATTACAAAAATATTTTCAAAACTTAATTTATCTATGACAAGTGGTGCTGTTTTTGGTGGTGCAATCATTGCACTTATGAATAATTATATTTCAAAAAATCAAAATGAGGAGTAG
- a CDS encoding HMA2 domain-containing protein: MITTEEIINIAKFFTIIAHTPGRLRVRVNPKIKDSAGNISIEDIQTLPEKISGIEHIKINKIIASVTIKYDPKVFKPKTWEDLINQENIDEITDLINNLAKEVI, from the coding sequence TTGATTACTACAGAAGAAATTATAAATATAGCAAAATTTTTTACAATAATTGCACATACTCCAGGAAGACTAAGAGTAAGAGTCAATCCTAAAATAAAGGATTCTGCTGGAAATATTTCTATTGAAGATATTCAGACCCTTCCAGAAAAAATATCTGGGATAGAACACATTAAGATAAATAAAATTATTGCTTCAGTTACAATTAAATATGACCCAAAAGTATTTAAGCCAAAAACATGGGAAGATTTAATAAATCAAGAGAATATAGATGAAATAACTGATTTAATTAACAATTTAGCAAAGGAGGTTATTTAA
- a CDS encoding Fur family transcriptional regulator: protein MLEKNETHFNNLLRRYKQHFQNLKLKNTIQKDYVLKALYYSKGHLTAENINQELKIQYNVNISIATVYKILKLFEELKIIKCLNILEKANYYELDYSNHHDHLICNSCHTIIEFEDEIMEQKQLEIAKTNNFLLKDHVVTIYGLCQTCQK, encoded by the coding sequence ATGCTTGAAAAGAATGAAACACACTTTAATAACTTATTAAGAAGATATAAACAGCACTTCCAAAATCTTAAATTAAAAAATACTATCCAAAAAGATTATGTTCTAAAAGCCCTCTACTACTCAAAAGGTCACTTAACAGCAGAAAATATAAATCAAGAACTTAAAATTCAGTATAATGTAAATATTTCTATTGCAACCGTATACAAAATTTTAAAATTATTTGAAGAACTTAAAATAATAAAATGCTTAAATATCCTTGAAAAAGCAAACTACTATGAACTTGACTATTCAAACCACCATGATCATCTTATTTGTAATTCATGTCACACTATAATCGAATTTGAAGATGAAATTATGGAACAAAAACAATTAGAAATAGCAAAAACAAATAACTTTCTTCTAAAAGACCATGTAGTAACAATATATGGTTTATGTCAAACCTGTCAAAAATAA
- a CDS encoding response regulator transcription factor, whose amino-acid sequence MKIFLLEDNKTLNETIKLKFEKNDHKVYAFLDGKDAYENITEGFSCFILDINVPNIDGIRILQKIRKYYEEVPIIIISATVEFEIIKNAYDFGCNDYLKKPFFIDELLIKVNKLCKISKKEITIDKDCTFNFSDGVIKFKDEKVILTKKENLMMNLFLTNINKLVTYENIQNYVWEGEYASLDAIRTLIKRLRRKLPKQYIYASSNSGYFFNSEEG is encoded by the coding sequence ATGAAAATTTTTTTACTTGAAGATAATAAAACATTGAATGAAACTATAAAGTTGAAATTTGAGAAAAATGACCATAAGGTTTACGCTTTTTTAGATGGGAAAGATGCATATGAAAATATTACGGAAGGTTTTTCATGCTTTATTTTAGATATTAATGTACCAAATATTGATGGTATTAGAATATTACAAAAAATAAGAAAGTATTATGAAGAGGTTCCCATTATAATTATATCAGCAACTGTCGAATTTGAAATAATAAAAAATGCTTATGATTTTGGTTGTAACGATTACTTAAAAAAACCATTTTTTATTGATGAATTATTAATAAAAGTTAATAAATTATGCAAAATTTCTAAAAAAGAAATAACAATAGATAAAGATTGTACTTTTAATTTTAGCGATGGAGTAATCAAATTTAAAGATGAAAAAGTAATACTTACAAAAAAAGAAAACTTAATGATGAATCTTTTTTTAACGAATATAAATAAACTAGTAACTTATGAAAATATACAAAACTATGTATGGGAAGGTGAATATGCATCTTTAGACGCAATAAGGACACTTATAAAAAGATTAAGAAGGAAACTTCCAAAGCAGTATATTTATGCTTCATCAAATAGTGGATACTTTTTCAACTCTGAAGAGGGATAA
- a CDS encoding HAMP domain-containing sensor histidine kinase produces the protein MGKELHNELDKQLDFEEILLDSLPNPIYYKDINGDFIRCNSRFSKLCDASKENIIGKSAYDFFPISVVTRHKIIDANIMKTLKSNKDEVHFVKKSGEVRYYNLSKTVCLNQEGNVAGIICIMTDITQRITEKEFLIQQSKFAEMGEMIASIAHQWNEPLVELSAQVQRFELLHAMNKINENMMHDFVNDTMVQIKYMSNTLSDFRNFLKPSTVKKSFEIKKAIKEIFEIIGKQIFYLNINVSLEYKNVNEEIYIYGYENELKQVLLNIINNAKNKIIKIENEKVFNPLIKIKVYQNERFNIIEISDNAGPIPEEIIGQLFEPFFTTKSEGTGLGLYMAKLIVEDKMSGKISVKNDVDNVIFSIKIPIKKE, from the coding sequence ATGGGAAAAGAACTTCATAATGAATTAGATAAACAACTAGATTTTGAAGAAATTTTATTAGATTCATTACCAAATCCTATTTATTATAAAGATATAAATGGTGATTTCATAAGATGTAATTCTAGATTTTCAAAACTTTGTGATGCTTCTAAAGAAAATATTATAGGAAAATCTGCTTATGATTTTTTTCCTATTTCTGTAGTTACAAGACATAAAATAATTGATGCAAATATAATGAAAACATTAAAATCAAATAAAGATGAAGTTCATTTTGTAAAAAAAAGTGGAGAAGTAAGATACTACAACCTAAGTAAAACTGTTTGTTTAAACCAAGAAGGTAATGTAGCAGGTATTATTTGCATAATGACTGATATCACTCAAAGAATTACAGAAAAAGAGTTCTTAATTCAACAAAGTAAATTTGCAGAAATGGGAGAAATGATAGCTTCTATTGCCCATCAATGGAATGAACCATTAGTTGAGTTATCTGCCCAAGTTCAAAGGTTTGAATTACTCCATGCTATGAATAAGATTAATGAAAATATGATGCATGATTTTGTAAATGACACAATGGTTCAAATAAAATATATGTCAAATACACTTAGTGATTTTAGAAATTTTTTAAAACCATCAACTGTTAAAAAAAGTTTTGAAATAAAAAAAGCGATAAAAGAGATATTTGAGATAATTGGAAAACAAATTTTTTATTTAAATATTAATGTTAGTTTGGAATATAAAAATGTAAATGAAGAAATCTATATTTATGGTTATGAAAATGAATTAAAACAAGTTCTATTAAATATAATTAACAATGCAAAAAATAAAATAATTAAAATTGAAAATGAGAAAGTCTTTAATCCACTTATCAAAATAAAAGTTTACCAAAATGAAAGATTCAATATTATTGAAATCTCAGATAATGCAGGACCAATTCCTGAGGAAATTATAGGTCAACTATTTGAACCTTTCTTTACAACTAAAAGTGAAGGTACTGGACTTGGATTATATATGGCTAAACTCATTGTTGAAGATAAAATGTCTGGAAAAATTAGTGTGAAAAATGATGTTGATAATGTTATTTTTTCAATCAAAATACCAATAAAGAAAGAGTAG
- a CDS encoding acetyl-CoA C-acetyltransferase, protein MKVYIVEAKRSAIGKYLGSLKNIDPGHLAGQVIKDLVKNIDNTLVDEVIVGNILSAGHAQGVGRQASIYGGLPNSTVAYSLNMLCGSGMKAVMNAASEIKSGNKNLIVAGGVESMSKAPFLISSKARLGLGLGNSLMVDSMINDALTDAFGNYHMGITAENIAEKFNITREAQDEYALNSQRKALIANENGKFIDEITPITVQERKENIVFSTDEFINKNTSLEKLTNLRAAFKEQGTVTAGNSSGINDGASFTLLASEKVVKEYNLTPLAEIVDYAEVGIDPSVMGLSPAYAIEKLLNKTNISINDIDVIEINEAFAAQSLGVFELLKDKIKLTNQTIQEKINVNGGAIALGHPVGASGNRIIVSLVHEMLKQNSEYGLASLCIGGGLGTAILLKKVK, encoded by the coding sequence ATGAAAGTTTATATTGTAGAGGCAAAAAGAAGTGCCATTGGAAAATATTTAGGATCATTGAAAAATATTGATCCTGGACATTTAGCGGGACAAGTAATAAAAGATTTAGTGAAAAATATCGATAATACTTTAGTTGATGAAGTTATAGTTGGAAATATATTATCAGCAGGACATGCGCAAGGAGTTGGTCGTCAAGCTTCAATATATGGTGGACTCCCAAATTCTACTGTTGCTTACTCTTTAAATATGTTATGTGGTTCAGGAATGAAAGCTGTTATGAATGCTGCATCTGAAATAAAATCAGGAAACAAAAATCTAATTGTAGCAGGTGGCGTAGAGTCTATGTCAAAAGCTCCTTTTTTAATTTCATCAAAAGCAAGATTAGGGTTAGGATTGGGTAATTCTTTGATGGTTGATTCTATGATTAATGATGCATTAACTGATGCCTTTGGGAATTATCATATGGGAATTACAGCAGAGAATATTGCAGAGAAGTTCAATATCACTAGAGAAGCCCAAGACGAATATGCACTAAATTCTCAAAGAAAGGCCTTAATCGCCAATGAAAATGGAAAATTTATTGATGAAATAACCCCAATCACAGTACAAGAAAGAAAAGAAAATATAGTTTTTAGTACGGATGAATTTATCAATAAAAATACATCTTTAGAGAAACTTACTAATTTGAGAGCTGCATTTAAAGAACAAGGAACAGTAACAGCTGGTAATTCATCTGGAATAAATGATGGTGCAAGTTTTACATTATTGGCCTCTGAAAAAGTTGTAAAAGAGTACAACCTTACCCCTTTAGCTGAAATAGTTGATTATGCAGAAGTTGGAATAGATCCATCAGTTATGGGACTAAGTCCTGCTTATGCTATTGAAAAACTTTTAAATAAGACAAATATTTCAATAAATGATATAGATGTAATAGAAATTAATGAAGCATTTGCAGCCCAATCTTTAGGAGTATTTGAACTTTTAAAAGATAAAATCAAGCTAACCAACCAAACCATACAAGAAAAAATAAATGTAAATGGAGGAGCTATTGCACTTGGTCATCCTGTTGGAGCGAGTGGTAATAGAATTATCGTTTCATTAGTCCATGAAATGCTAAAACAAAATTCAGAATATGGATTGGCTTCTCTTTGTATTGGTGGAGGATTAGGAACTGCTATTTTACTCAAAAAAGTAAAATAG
- a CDS encoding 3-hydroxybutyrate dehydrogenase has product MIKNKVTIITGAASGIGLDIATTFAKNGAKVVLSDINEEALNEAVNSLREKGYEALGIKCNVLKEDEIKDLINMTVEHYKTIDIFISNAGIQHVSNIEDFPTEKYELMLKLMLVAPFIAIKEVFPIMKKQKWGRIINMASINGLVGFAGKAGYNSAKHGLLGLTKVAALEGALENITVNALCPGYVDTPLVRNQIADLAKNRGVSEEEALEKVIFSLVPQKKLLTTDEIADYAMFIASESAKSITGQALVMDGGYTIQ; this is encoded by the coding sequence ATGATCAAAAATAAAGTTACTATAATAACAGGAGCAGCTTCAGGAATTGGACTTGATATTGCAACTACTTTTGCAAAAAATGGTGCAAAAGTAGTTCTATCAGATATAAATGAAGAAGCTTTAAATGAGGCAGTAAATAGTTTGCGAGAAAAAGGCTATGAAGCACTTGGAATAAAGTGCAATGTCTTAAAAGAAGATGAAATTAAAGATCTTATAAATATGACAGTTGAACACTATAAGACAATAGATATTTTTATATCAAATGCAGGTATTCAACATGTAAGTAATATTGAGGATTTTCCAACTGAAAAATATGAATTAATGCTAAAACTTATGCTTGTAGCACCTTTTATTGCTATAAAAGAGGTATTTCCTATCATGAAAAAACAAAAATGGGGAAGAATCATAAATATGGCTTCAATAAATGGACTTGTAGGTTTTGCTGGTAAAGCGGGGTACAACTCAGCTAAACATGGACTACTTGGATTAACTAAAGTTGCTGCATTAGAAGGTGCACTAGAGAATATAACAGTTAATGCTTTATGCCCAGGATATGTAGATACTCCACTTGTGAGAAATCAAATTGCTGATTTAGCAAAAAATAGAGGTGTTAGTGAAGAAGAAGCCTTAGAAAAGGTTATTTTTTCATTAGTTCCTCAAAAAAAGTTATTAACTACAGATGAAATTGCAGATTATGCAATGTTTATTGCAAGTGAAAGTGCAAAATCTATAACAGGACAAGCCTTAGTTATGGATGGTGGATATACAATTCAATAA
- a CDS encoding 3-oxoacid CoA-transferase subunit B, with amino-acid sequence MEAKEIIAKRVAQEFNNGDFINLGIGLPTQAVNFIPKDIHINLHSENGFAGIWDKANENNIDKNVVDAGGSNVILRDGGIFFDSVTSFEIIRGGHIDITVLGALEVDEEGNLANWKIPGKLLPGMGGAMDLVNGSKKVIISMLHTAKGNPKILKQCTLPLTGKGVVDMIITEMGVFEFINNELVLIELMQGVTLNDIKEVTPASYKIASNLIK; translated from the coding sequence ATGGAAGCTAAAGAAATTATTGCAAAAAGAGTTGCACAAGAATTTAATAATGGAGATTTTATTAATTTAGGAATAGGACTTCCAACACAAGCTGTTAATTTTATTCCTAAAGATATACACATAAATCTACATTCTGAAAATGGATTTGCAGGTATTTGGGACAAAGCAAATGAAAATAATATAGATAAAAATGTTGTAGATGCAGGAGGATCTAATGTGATTTTAAGAGATGGTGGAATTTTTTTCGATTCTGTTACTTCTTTTGAAATAATTAGAGGTGGGCATATAGATATTACAGTTTTAGGAGCGTTAGAAGTTGATGAAGAAGGTAATTTAGCTAACTGGAAAATACCAGGAAAGCTTTTACCTGGAATGGGTGGAGCGATGGACTTAGTTAATGGTTCAAAAAAAGTTATTATTTCTATGCTTCATACTGCAAAAGGAAATCCTAAAATATTGAAACAATGTACTTTACCTTTAACAGGAAAAGGTGTAGTTGATATGATTATTACGGAAATGGGTGTTTTTGAATTTATTAATAATGAATTAGTATTAATAGAATTAATGCAAGGTGTTACCTTAAATGATATTAAAGAAGTAACTCCAGCATCATACAAAATTGCATCAAATCTAATAAAATAA
- a CDS encoding CoA transferase subunit A, translated as MEKEITIDKIKDFLHDGMTIAIGGFMGCGNAHNIIDEILKTNVNNLTLVATDTARDNFGIGKLIDDKRITKLLASHIGTNKETQKQVNEGFLEVELIPQGTLAERIRCAAAGLGGALTQTGLNTEVQIGKEVIHIDGKDYILEKPIHIDIAFISAHKADKAGNLIYKGSTRNFNVPMAGAAKITIVEVEEIVETGILDPNFIHTPFVYVNHIIKA; from the coding sequence ATGGAAAAAGAAATAACAATTGATAAGATAAAAGATTTTTTACATGATGGAATGACAATTGCTATTGGTGGTTTTATGGGGTGTGGAAATGCCCATAACATTATAGATGAGATTCTAAAAACAAATGTAAACAATTTAACTTTAGTTGCAACAGATACAGCAAGGGATAATTTTGGTATTGGAAAATTAATTGATGATAAAAGAATAACAAAATTATTAGCCTCTCATATTGGTACAAATAAAGAAACACAAAAACAAGTAAATGAAGGCTTTTTAGAAGTTGAATTAATACCCCAAGGTACACTTGCAGAAAGAATAAGATGCGCAGCAGCTGGTCTTGGTGGAGCTTTGACTCAAACTGGTTTGAACACTGAAGTGCAAATTGGAAAAGAGGTTATACATATTGATGGAAAAGATTATATTTTAGAAAAACCAATTCATATAGATATTGCATTCATATCTGCACATAAAGCTGACAAAGCAGGAAACCTCATCTATAAAGGTTCAACTAGAAATTTTAATGTTCCTATGGCTGGAGCTGCTAAAATCACTATTGTTGAAGTAGAAGAAATTGTTGAAACTGGAATCCTTGATCCAAATTTCATTCATACTCCATTTGTTTATGTAAATCACATCATAAAGGCATAA
- a CDS encoding CoA-acylating methylmalonate-semialdehyde dehydrogenase produces the protein MKKLEIIVSNKFIESETTQYFDKVSPLTQEVQVQVPLCTKNEIDDAVEKAHKAYLSWKDTPIMTRTRLMFNYQTLIKENIDEIAEILSIEQGKTFDDAKGDIVRGYEVVEFACSAPTLMMGETVEHVSNKMNTYSYKQPLGVCAGVTPFNFPAMIPLWMFPMAIVSGNAFILKPSEMVPNTTMKLAELFIKAGAPKDLLQVVHGQKDQVDYLLDNPKVRAYSFVGSPEVGAYIYSRATANLKRAQAFVGAKNHMVIMPDANKENVLNALVGSSMGAAGQRCMGISVALFVGKSKEWIPELIQKIKEVKPGAWNDKSANYGPIITKTALNRIESIIEEGVKDGASLVLDGRNAKVDGYDEGNWVGPTIFTGVTTDMSIYTKEIFGPVLSILEPKNLNEALDIINNNMFGNGTSIFTSSGASATKFRREVQVGQVGVNLPIPVPLPFFSFTGWRGSFYGDLHAYGKQAITFYTETKTVTEKWFEDEENEDVAFDFKADHSK, from the coding sequence ATGAAAAAATTAGAAATTATAGTAAGTAATAAATTTATAGAAAGTGAAACAACTCAATATTTTGATAAAGTTTCTCCATTAACACAAGAAGTACAGGTACAAGTACCATTATGTACAAAAAATGAGATAGATGATGCAGTTGAAAAAGCTCATAAAGCTTATTTGTCATGGAAAGACACTCCCATAATGACAAGAACAAGATTAATGTTTAACTACCAAACTTTGATAAAAGAAAATATTGATGAAATAGCTGAAATATTAAGTATTGAACAAGGAAAAACTTTTGATGATGCAAAAGGAGATATCGTAAGAGGATATGAAGTTGTTGAGTTCGCTTGTAGTGCACCAACACTTATGATGGGAGAAACTGTTGAACATGTTTCAAATAAAATGAATACATATTCTTACAAACAACCATTAGGTGTTTGTGCAGGAGTTACACCATTTAATTTTCCAGCAATGATTCCTCTATGGATGTTTCCAATGGCAATAGTTAGTGGTAATGCATTTATTTTAAAACCATCAGAAATGGTTCCAAATACAACTATGAAACTTGCAGAACTATTCATTAAAGCTGGAGCACCTAAAGATTTATTACAAGTTGTTCATGGACAAAAAGATCAAGTTGATTACTTATTAGATAATCCAAAAGTTAGAGCATACTCTTTTGTTGGATCACCAGAAGTTGGTGCATACATTTATTCAAGAGCAACTGCAAACCTAAAAAGAGCACAAGCTTTTGTAGGAGCAAAAAATCATATGGTTATTATGCCTGATGCAAATAAAGAAAATGTATTAAATGCCTTAGTAGGATCTTCTATGGGTGCAGCAGGACAAAGATGTATGGGAATTTCAGTTGCTTTATTTGTAGGAAAATCAAAAGAGTGGATTCCTGAATTAATTCAAAAAATAAAAGAAGTAAAACCTGGAGCATGGAATGATAAAAGTGCTAATTATGGACCAATTATCACAAAAACTGCCCTAAATAGAATCGAAAGTATCATAGAAGAAGGTGTTAAAGATGGAGCATCTCTAGTACTTGATGGAAGAAATGCAAAAGTTGATGGATATGATGAAGGGAATTGGGTTGGACCAACTATTTTTACAGGAGTAACAACAGATATGTCAATTTATACTAAAGAGATTTTTGGACCTGTACTATCTATATTAGAACCAAAAAATTTAAATGAAGCACTAGATATTATAAATAATAATATGTTTGGAAATGGAACATCAATTTTCACTTCAAGTGGAGCAAGTGCAACAAAATTTAGAAGAGAAGTTCAAGTAGGACAAGTAGGTGTTAACTTACCAATTCCTGTCCCTTTACCATTTTTCTCTTTTACAGGATGGAGAGGTTCTTTCTATGGTGATTTACATGCTTACGGGAAACAAGCAATAACTTTTTATACAGAAACAAAAACTGTTACAGAAAAATGGTTTGAAGATGAAGAAAATGAAGATGTTGCATTTGATTTTAAAGCTGATCATTCAAAATAA